A part of Nocardioides sp. WS12 genomic DNA contains:
- a CDS encoding S8 family serine peptidase — MHVPRTRDRARRLPALLVFALAATLGLTVALGAPALADPSDPGPGAADGEGQSAVKADLTRYKAGRYVVMLAAPPASTANPTRAAAGEQFDAKGAAVAPYTKKLRASHDKLGTDLGFDVKVHYTISANGFVADLTAKQATELATDRRVLTVQKDSIVYADTWNTPDFLGLSGKKGVWNQTGGQDKAGDGVVVGVIDSGIWPESQSFKGAKLTSKPQGKWGTRISGSITSMKKSDGNLFRGECETGEEFTLAHCNTKLISARSFVDGYGESRTIPEDFISARDGNGHGSHTASTSAGNPVKDVSTEGVNFGNISGVAPAAKIAVYKALWATPDGRASGTTSDLVAAIEQAVTDGVDVLNYSISGPTDTVLEAAEIAFEGAAEAGVFVAASAGNEGPGASTVAHNSPWVTTVAASTHTSFENTVVLGDGQKIVGASISRTALPDTHLVDAAESGNGSAPAGDTALCAPNSLDPTKVAGAIVVCQRGVYDRVVKSEEVERAGGVGVVLANITEGSLDADFHAVPTIHVSHVDSPKVYDYLEAAGAGATARFELGNLTGTVTPVPQIAGFSSRGPAASDDSDLLKPDISAPGVSVLAAVAPPSNHGRDYDLYSGTSMSAPHIAGLAALIQGEHPKWSPMQIKSAMMTTATDLKTATGGKSNDLFAQGAGHVNAKAFLDPGLFVLSDWEQWYGYITGLGLDTGVPAIEPNAVNVPSLAEGHVMTEVTLNRTFTAARKGTWRVKVEVPGFKSTASKSSVNAKKAGQETTVGFTFERTTAPLSQWAFGHVTLTGPTTVRLPVALRPVSVKAPNSIDGTGVDGSTNVPITGGFTGDLQVSTAGLVKGQVAEGALLVGDYALECVTIGEGNDLAQFDLVAPDPTSDLDMFVYAATTCDPGTIFAVAGEVATPSPGETFSLEGAPAGTYIVEVDAFAAGDQGAPVPYSLRVYDLGGTPSVGNLAVDPNPVPVTTGGDTSFDVSWTGLDPDAHYFGLLGYDGAPNSTFVYVDTATP; from the coding sequence ATGCATGTCCCGCGCACGCGCGATCGCGCCCGTCGGCTTCCCGCACTCCTCGTGTTCGCCCTCGCGGCGACGCTCGGACTCACTGTCGCCCTCGGCGCACCGGCACTGGCCGATCCCAGTGACCCGGGCCCCGGTGCCGCCGACGGCGAGGGCCAGTCGGCCGTCAAGGCCGACCTGACCCGCTACAAGGCCGGTCGCTACGTCGTGATGCTGGCGGCACCGCCCGCCTCCACGGCCAACCCGACCCGCGCGGCCGCGGGCGAACAGTTCGACGCGAAGGGCGCCGCCGTGGCGCCGTACACGAAGAAGCTGCGCGCCAGCCACGACAAGCTGGGCACCGATCTCGGCTTCGACGTGAAGGTGCACTACACGATCTCGGCCAACGGCTTCGTCGCGGACCTGACCGCCAAGCAGGCCACGGAACTGGCCACCGACCGCCGCGTGCTCACGGTCCAGAAGGACTCGATCGTCTACGCCGACACGTGGAACACCCCTGACTTCCTCGGCCTCTCCGGCAAGAAGGGCGTCTGGAACCAGACCGGCGGCCAGGACAAGGCGGGCGACGGTGTCGTCGTCGGTGTCATCGACAGCGGTATCTGGCCCGAGTCGCAGTCCTTCAAGGGCGCCAAGCTGACCTCGAAGCCGCAGGGCAAGTGGGGCACCCGGATCAGCGGATCGATCACGTCGATGAAGAAGTCCGACGGCAACCTGTTCCGTGGCGAGTGCGAGACCGGCGAGGAGTTCACCCTCGCCCACTGCAACACGAAGCTGATCTCGGCGCGCTCCTTCGTCGATGGGTACGGCGAGAGCCGCACCATCCCGGAGGACTTCATCTCGGCCCGGGACGGCAACGGCCACGGCTCGCACACCGCCTCGACCTCCGCCGGCAACCCGGTCAAGGACGTCTCCACCGAGGGCGTGAACTTCGGCAACATCAGCGGGGTCGCCCCGGCCGCGAAGATCGCCGTCTACAAGGCCCTGTGGGCCACCCCCGACGGTCGCGCCTCCGGTACGACGTCCGACCTCGTGGCTGCGATCGAGCAGGCCGTGACCGACGGTGTCGACGTCCTCAACTACTCGATCTCGGGCCCGACCGACACCGTCCTGGAAGCTGCCGAGATCGCCTTCGAAGGTGCGGCCGAGGCCGGCGTCTTCGTGGCTGCCTCCGCGGGCAACGAGGGTCCGGGTGCCTCGACCGTCGCGCACAACAGCCCGTGGGTGACCACTGTCGCGGCGAGCACGCACACGAGTTTCGAGAACACCGTCGTCCTCGGCGACGGCCAGAAGATCGTCGGCGCCTCGATCAGCCGGACGGCGCTGCCGGACACCCACCTGGTCGACGCGGCGGAATCCGGCAACGGCTCGGCCCCTGCCGGCGACACGGCCCTCTGTGCGCCGAACAGCCTGGACCCGACGAAGGTGGCCGGCGCGATCGTGGTCTGCCAGCGCGGCGTCTACGACCGGGTGGTCAAGAGCGAGGAGGTCGAGCGCGCCGGTGGCGTGGGCGTCGTCCTCGCGAACATCACCGAAGGCAGCCTGGACGCGGACTTCCACGCCGTGCCGACGATCCACGTCTCGCACGTCGACTCCCCGAAGGTCTACGACTACCTTGAGGCCGCCGGTGCCGGTGCGACCGCACGCTTCGAGCTCGGCAACCTGACGGGCACGGTGACCCCCGTCCCGCAGATCGCCGGCTTCTCCTCGCGTGGCCCCGCCGCATCCGACGACAGCGACCTGCTGAAGCCGGACATCTCGGCGCCCGGTGTCAGCGTGCTGGCGGCCGTTGCGCCGCCGTCCAACCACGGCCGCGACTACGACCTCTACTCCGGTACGTCGATGTCGGCTCCGCACATCGCCGGTCTCGCTGCGCTCATCCAGGGCGAGCACCCGAAGTGGTCGCCGATGCAGATCAAGTCGGCCATGATGACGACCGCGACGGACCTCAAGACGGCCACGGGCGGCAAGTCGAACGACCTGTTCGCGCAGGGCGCCGGCCACGTCAACGCCAAGGCGTTCCTCGACCCCGGCCTGTTCGTCCTCTCGGACTGGGAGCAGTGGTACGGCTACATCACCGGACTGGGCCTCGACACCGGCGTCCCGGCGATCGAGCCGAACGCCGTCAACGTGCCGTCGCTGGCCGAGGGCCACGTGATGACCGAGGTGACCCTGAACCGCACCTTCACGGCCGCCCGCAAGGGCACCTGGAGGGTGAAGGTCGAGGTGCCCGGCTTCAAGAGCACCGCGAGCAAGTCTTCGGTGAACGCGAAGAAGGCCGGCCAGGAGACCACGGTCGGATTCACCTTCGAGCGCACCACCGCGCCGCTCAGTCAGTGGGCGTTCGGTCACGTGACGCTGACCGGTCCGACGACGGTGCGCCTGCCTGTCGCGCTGCGTCCGGTGTCGGTGAAGGCGCCGAACTCGATCGACGGCACGGGCGTCGACGGCTCGACCAACGTGCCGATCACCGGTGGCTTCACCGGTGACCTGCAGGTCTCCACGGCCGGCCTCGTGAAGGGCCAGGTCGCCGAGGGCGCCCTGCTCGTCGGGGACTACGCCCTGGAGTGCGTCACGATCGGCGAGGGCAACGACCTGGCCCAGTTCGACCTGGTCGCGCCGGACCCGACGAGCGACCTGGACATGTTCGTGTACGCCGCGACGACCTGCGACCCGGGCACGATCTTCGCGGTCGCAGGCGAGGTGGCCACGCCGTCCCCGGGCGAGACATTCTCGCTCGAGGGCGCACCGGCCGGCACCTACATCGTCGAGGTCGACGCCTTCGCGGCCGGCGACCAGGGCGCCCCGGTGCCCTACTCGCTGCGGGTCTACGACCTCGGCGGCACCCCGTCGGTCGGCAACCTGGCCGTCGACCCCAACCCGGTGCCGGTCACGACCGGTGGCGACACGAGCTTCGACGTGTCGTGGACCGGCCTCGACCCGGATGCCCACTACTTCGGGTTGCTCGGGTACGACGGCGCACCGAACTCGACGTTCGTCTACGTCGACACGGCGACGCCGTAG
- a CDS encoding aldehyde dehydrogenase family protein, whose amino-acid sequence MSFDAGDQADVAEVVRVAHAAGDRWAATSVAERVRVLRAWRGRLWRASNDLAGALHEGGLSIDEAMLEVLQSIEHLKWVEANAARVLNATAQGAGLLNPELATRTSYGAEGVVAVIASGYAPLYGPSSAVVSALASGNAVVLKPAAGHEAALLAYAELLRADVPLLQVVTGDEATTEALAAAPVDRVCVFGSAAAAARISAVSARSLVPVTVVPVGPAVTIVAPDADLRAAAASVARTVGRAGTGETGAVPEVFVAPDVSADFDVELQEALAADGPAPLSLGSGLARVLGVRRPRPTHELAAGPTDADPRLRVHGQAEFGDVLARLRDRPYAHVAVFSREKGAQIGEALRAAQVSVNVGVGSVAGALPRQVLGARGYGPLSGDHGLRTFGRAVSLTSRRRLAVPLPGNPADVLLATPAGKIAARLAFHLRHSLT is encoded by the coding sequence ATGAGCTTCGACGCAGGTGATCAGGCCGATGTCGCCGAGGTGGTCCGTGTCGCCCACGCGGCCGGTGATCGCTGGGCGGCGACGTCCGTGGCCGAGAGGGTCCGGGTGCTCCGTGCCTGGCGCGGCCGGTTGTGGCGCGCTTCCAACGATCTCGCCGGAGCGCTCCACGAGGGCGGGCTGTCGATCGACGAAGCGATGCTCGAGGTGCTCCAGAGCATCGAGCACCTGAAGTGGGTCGAGGCGAATGCGGCCCGGGTGCTGAATGCGACGGCGCAGGGAGCCGGACTGCTGAACCCGGAGTTGGCCACCCGCACCAGCTACGGGGCCGAGGGTGTCGTCGCGGTCATCGCGTCGGGGTATGCCCCGCTCTACGGTCCGTCGAGCGCGGTGGTCAGCGCCCTGGCCTCGGGCAACGCGGTCGTGCTCAAGCCGGCTGCCGGGCACGAGGCCGCGCTGCTCGCCTACGCCGAACTCCTCCGCGCCGACGTCCCCCTGCTCCAGGTGGTGACGGGCGACGAGGCCACGACGGAGGCACTCGCGGCCGCCCCCGTGGACCGCGTGTGTGTCTTCGGTTCCGCTGCGGCGGCAGCGCGGATCAGCGCGGTGAGCGCACGTTCGCTGGTGCCCGTCACGGTCGTTCCGGTGGGACCCGCGGTCACGATCGTGGCCCCCGACGCTGACCTGCGGGCGGCCGCGGCCAGCGTCGCCCGCACCGTCGGACGTGCCGGGACGGGCGAGACCGGTGCCGTTCCGGAGGTGTTCGTCGCGCCGGACGTCAGCGCCGACTTCGACGTCGAACTGCAGGAAGCCCTCGCGGCGGACGGCCCGGCCCCGCTGAGCCTCGGGAGTGGGCTGGCGCGAGTGCTGGGCGTACGACGACCGCGACCAACCCACGAACTGGCCGCCGGCCCGACCGACGCGGACCCGCGGTTGCGGGTGCACGGACAGGCGGAGTTCGGCGACGTCCTCGCGCGCCTTCGCGATCGGCCCTACGCCCACGTGGCCGTCTTCTCCCGCGAGAAGGGAGCGCAGATCGGTGAGGCGCTGCGGGCCGCCCAGGTGAGTGTCAACGTGGGTGTCGGCTCGGTGGCCGGAGCTCTGCCGCGCCAGGTGCTCGGTGCTCGCGGATACGGGCCCCTCTCGGGTGATCACGGACTGCGCACCTTCGGGCGCGCGGTGTCGCTGACCAGCCGGCGCCGGCTCGCGGTGCCGTTGCCGGGCAATCCCGCCGACGTACTCCTGGCGACGCCGGCCGGCAAGATCGCGGCCCGGCTGGCGTTCCACCTGCGCCACTCGTTGACCTGA
- a CDS encoding ABC transporter permease yields MSQNLSTSGGWRVALRLARREALRRKGQTALMLVLICLPVLAVSAAAIVWRTADVSGVEGIDRRIGSAEALIETSWSDNIVQSPDPEAGGYGNAENEIDEDAVLDGTDLAAVRKAVGPDRPITVFGHDSIGFQTDKGIGDFEAFTTDLANPVTDGLFEPVSGEYPPGPGEVVVNQALADRGPGVGDTLTAVRKSLDGTEQKFELKVVGIAESAGSRGYPLAAALPGAFGTGDSTMGRWLVGGGPVTWDDVKELNRIGLLITSRAVLTDPPEFTDYDGIPAGDGVDDITMTVLALVAAMVLLEVVLLAGPAFAVRAKAQAHTLALVAAAGGTPRQARRTVLASGVVIGSIGGVLGVVLGVLVGAAAVPIAQRFDTSRFGPFEIPWLLLVVVAAFGLVSALLAAVVPAFSASRHDVVAVLAGRRGEGSPSARSPILGLVLLGGGIVSAVLGSGGGRDTAPLLIAGSAIVSVFGMILLVPMVVVLMARLSARWPLALRFAARDAARHRTRTVPAVAAVGATVAGVVALGIAVSSQEASNEAGYMPQLPVGQASIAFPHDMDRASVDETLARYLPGQSAEQVQGLQSSTDTGELEIEFSAAGEAMMLEYWSSIGSPYLVGTEVPDYIEMDADDRERADAVLADGGLVLLRGSDDDGRDASEVRVDVRRYVPTEELPQDLASATAKAGVVHVAQRTPPAPALMSPEVVKELGLEVDTVGVILPGPISESVEKDIQEVLGALPIQPYLYVERGYQADSAVRIIQFVLGALGGILMLGGTLTATFLALSDARPDLATMAAVGARPRERRRVAAGYALFVGGIGALLGAPVGFIPGLAISQPLTRDFDTGLSSMNVPWLLIGLVVVGLPLLTAAAVGACARGRLPLTARVE; encoded by the coding sequence ATGAGCCAGAACCTGTCGACCAGCGGCGGCTGGCGGGTGGCGCTGCGCCTGGCTCGCCGCGAGGCGCTGCGCCGCAAGGGCCAGACCGCGCTGATGCTGGTGCTGATCTGCCTGCCCGTGCTCGCCGTCAGCGCCGCCGCGATCGTGTGGCGCACCGCCGACGTGTCGGGCGTCGAGGGCATCGACCGCCGGATCGGCTCGGCCGAGGCGCTCATCGAGACGAGCTGGAGCGACAACATCGTCCAGAGCCCCGACCCGGAGGCCGGCGGCTACGGCAACGCCGAGAACGAGATCGACGAGGACGCCGTCCTCGACGGAACCGACCTTGCTGCAGTTCGCAAGGCCGTGGGCCCCGACCGCCCGATCACCGTCTTCGGCCACGACTCGATCGGGTTCCAGACCGACAAGGGCATCGGCGACTTCGAAGCCTTCACCACCGACCTCGCGAACCCCGTCACGGACGGGTTGTTCGAACCGGTCAGCGGTGAGTACCCGCCCGGACCCGGCGAGGTGGTGGTCAACCAGGCCCTCGCCGACCGTGGACCCGGTGTCGGCGACACCCTGACCGCGGTCCGCAAGTCCCTGGACGGGACCGAGCAGAAGTTCGAGCTCAAGGTCGTCGGCATCGCCGAGAGCGCCGGGTCGCGCGGATATCCCCTGGCCGCTGCCCTCCCCGGAGCGTTCGGAACGGGCGACAGCACGATGGGTCGCTGGTTGGTGGGCGGTGGCCCGGTCACCTGGGACGACGTCAAGGAACTCAACAGGATCGGCCTGTTGATCACCTCCCGAGCGGTCCTGACCGACCCGCCGGAGTTCACCGACTACGACGGCATCCCGGCAGGGGACGGCGTCGACGACATCACCATGACCGTGCTCGCGCTGGTCGCCGCGATGGTGCTCCTCGAGGTCGTCCTGCTCGCGGGACCCGCGTTCGCCGTACGGGCCAAGGCGCAGGCGCACACGCTGGCTCTCGTCGCTGCGGCCGGCGGTACGCCGCGCCAGGCCCGGCGGACCGTCCTCGCCTCGGGGGTGGTGATCGGTTCGATCGGCGGCGTCCTCGGCGTCGTGCTCGGCGTGCTCGTCGGCGCGGCCGCGGTACCCATCGCTCAGCGCTTCGACACGAGTCGCTTCGGCCCGTTCGAGATCCCGTGGCTGTTGCTGGTCGTCGTTGCTGCCTTCGGACTGGTCTCGGCCCTGCTCGCCGCCGTCGTACCCGCCTTCTCGGCGTCGCGGCACGACGTCGTGGCCGTACTGGCCGGGCGCCGCGGTGAGGGCAGCCCGTCGGCGCGCTCGCCGATCCTCGGACTCGTGCTGCTCGGCGGCGGCATCGTCAGCGCCGTCCTGGGCTCCGGTGGCGGGCGGGACACCGCTCCGCTGCTGATCGCGGGATCCGCGATCGTGTCCGTGTTCGGGATGATCCTGCTGGTGCCGATGGTCGTCGTGCTGATGGCCCGCCTGTCCGCGCGATGGCCGCTCGCGCTGCGGTTCGCCGCCCGCGACGCTGCCCGGCACCGCACCCGCACCGTGCCTGCGGTGGCCGCCGTCGGCGCCACCGTCGCCGGCGTGGTGGCGCTCGGGATCGCCGTCAGCAGCCAGGAGGCGTCCAACGAAGCGGGCTACATGCCGCAACTTCCCGTTGGCCAGGCCTCGATTGCCTTCCCCCACGACATGGACCGGGCCAGCGTGGACGAGACCCTCGCGCGCTACCTGCCCGGCCAGAGTGCCGAACAGGTCCAGGGCCTGCAGTCCTCGACCGACACCGGTGAACTGGAGATCGAGTTCAGTGCCGCCGGCGAGGCGATGATGCTCGAGTACTGGTCCTCGATCGGCTCGCCGTACCTCGTCGGCACGGAGGTCCCGGACTACATCGAGATGGACGCCGACGACAGGGAACGAGCCGACGCCGTGCTCGCCGACGGCGGGCTCGTCCTGCTCCGCGGCTCCGACGACGACGGACGCGACGCGAGCGAGGTGCGCGTCGACGTACGCCGCTACGTCCCGACCGAGGAACTCCCGCAGGACCTCGCATCGGCGACCGCGAAGGCGGGTGTCGTCCACGTGGCGCAGCGGACACCGCCGGCCCCGGCGCTGATGTCGCCCGAGGTCGTCAAGGAGCTCGGCCTCGAGGTCGACACCGTCGGCGTGATCCTGCCCGGTCCGATCAGCGAGAGCGTGGAGAAGGACATCCAGGAGGTGCTCGGGGCGCTCCCGATCCAGCCGTACCTCTACGTCGAGCGCGGCTACCAGGCCGATTCGGCGGTGCGGATCATCCAGTTCGTGCTCGGCGCACTCGGCGGGATCCTGATGCTCGGCGGCACCCTCACGGCGACCTTCCTGGCCCTGTCCGATGCCCGCCCCGACCTCGCCACGATGGCGGCCGTGGGCGCTCGTCCCCGCGAACGGCGGCGCGTCGCGGCGGGCTATGCGCTGTTCGTCGGCGGCATCGGTGCCCTGTTGGGAGCGCCGGTCGGCTTCATCCCGGGACTGGCGATCAGCCAGCCGCTGACCCGCGACTTCGACACCGGACTCTCCAGCATGAACGTGCCGTGGTTGCTCATCGGACTGGTCGTGGTGGGTCTGCCCCTGCTCACGGCGGCGGCCGTCGGGGCGTGTGCGCGCGGTCGGTTGCCGCTGACCGCCCGGGTGGAGTGA
- a CDS encoding PadR family transcriptional regulator has translation MSVKHALLALLETEPMYGYQLRAEFEQRTGETWPLNVGQVYTTLTRLERDGFATGEAENAEGHVIYRITEAGRDEVAAWFTTPVARTQPPRDELAIKLALAVTVPGVDVGTVIQQQRSATMAALQDYTRLKRRAVGADPRELAWSLVLDSLVFGAEAEIRWLDHCEARLRRASREQASGTTTPNAQPVHERAADERTPR, from the coding sequence ATGTCCGTCAAGCACGCATTGCTGGCACTGCTGGAGACCGAGCCGATGTACGGCTACCAGTTGCGCGCCGAGTTCGAACAGCGCACCGGGGAGACCTGGCCGCTGAACGTCGGGCAGGTCTACACGACGCTCACCCGCCTCGAGCGCGACGGCTTCGCGACGGGCGAGGCCGAGAACGCCGAGGGCCACGTGATCTACCGGATCACCGAGGCCGGGCGCGACGAGGTGGCGGCATGGTTCACGACACCGGTGGCGCGCACCCAGCCGCCGCGTGACGAACTCGCGATCAAGCTGGCGCTCGCCGTCACGGTGCCCGGCGTCGACGTCGGTACGGTCATCCAGCAGCAGCGCAGCGCCACGATGGCCGCGCTCCAGGACTACACCCGGTTGAAGCGCCGAGCCGTCGGCGCCGACCCGCGCGAGCTGGCGTGGAGCCTGGTGCTCGACTCACTCGTCTTCGGAGCCGAGGCGGAGATCCGCTGGCTCGACCACTGCGAGGCGCGGCTGCGACGGGCCTCCCGCGAGCAGGCGTCAGGTACGACGACGCCGAACGCGCAGCCGGTTCACGAACGGGCCGCGGACGAGAGGACGCCGCGATGA
- a CDS encoding ABC transporter ATP-binding protein — MNAILKLTDVTRVHGDGATQVHALRGVSFTAHAGELVAVMGPSGSGKSTLLTIAGGLDQPTGGTVAVEGTDLGRLDLQGRAHMRRTSIGYVFQGFNLIPALTAAENVALPRELDGVSARAASKEARAALEEVGIGELADRFPDDMSGGQQQRVAIARAIIGERRLILADEPTGALDTETGEEILQLLRARCDAGAAGVLVTHEARHAAWADRVVFLRDGVVVDETGADRVDVLTEHAAR, encoded by the coding sequence ATGAACGCCATCCTGAAGCTCACCGACGTGACCCGGGTCCACGGTGACGGCGCCACCCAGGTCCACGCGCTCCGTGGCGTCTCGTTCACCGCACACGCCGGCGAACTCGTCGCCGTGATGGGCCCGTCCGGCTCCGGCAAGTCCACCCTGCTGACCATCGCCGGTGGCCTCGACCAGCCGACCGGCGGCACGGTCGCGGTCGAAGGCACCGACCTGGGCCGCCTCGACCTGCAGGGTCGGGCGCACATGCGTCGTACGTCGATCGGCTACGTCTTCCAGGGCTTCAACCTGATCCCGGCACTCACCGCCGCGGAGAACGTCGCGCTGCCGCGCGAGCTCGACGGCGTCAGTGCCCGGGCAGCGAGCAAGGAGGCCCGGGCCGCACTGGAGGAGGTCGGGATCGGCGAGCTCGCGGACCGCTTCCCTGACGACATGTCGGGTGGACAGCAGCAGCGGGTCGCGATCGCTCGCGCCATCATCGGTGAACGTCGGCTGATCCTTGCCGACGAACCGACCGGCGCCCTCGACACCGAGACCGGTGAGGAGATCCTGCAGTTGCTGCGCGCCCGCTGCGACGCCGGCGCGGCCGGCGTCCTGGTCACCCATGAGGCGCGGCACGCGGCTTGGGCGGACCGGGTCGTGTTCCTCCGCGACGGAGTCGTCGTCGACGAGACCGGTGCCGACCGGGTCGACGTCCTCACCGAGCACGCTGCGCGATGA